The following proteins are co-located in the Pseudomonas fluorescens genome:
- the ispD gene encoding 2-C-methyl-D-erythritol 4-phosphate cytidylyltransferase, protein MNPSLPAFWAVIPAAGVGARMAADRPKQYLQLGGRTILEHSLGCFLDHPGLKGLVVSLAVDDPYWPSLSCASDPRIVRADGGDERSGSVLNALLQLNALGASDDDWVLVHDAARPNLSRDDLDTLLAELADDPVGGLLAVPARDTLKRIDKHGRVVETVDRSLIWQAYTPQMFRLGALHRALADSLVADAVITDEASAMEWSGQAPRLIEGRADNIKVTRPEDLEWLRLRWANRR, encoded by the coding sequence ATGAACCCGTCGTTACCGGCCTTCTGGGCCGTGATTCCTGCCGCGGGCGTTGGTGCCCGTATGGCCGCGGACCGTCCCAAGCAGTACTTGCAACTGGGCGGGCGCACTATTCTCGAACACAGCCTCGGCTGTTTTCTCGATCATCCTGGCCTCAAGGGGCTGGTGGTCAGTCTTGCTGTAGATGACCCCTATTGGCCAAGCCTGTCGTGTGCCAGCGACCCTCGCATTGTGCGTGCGGACGGCGGCGACGAGCGCTCGGGTTCAGTACTCAATGCGTTGCTGCAACTCAATGCGCTTGGCGCCAGCGATGACGACTGGGTGCTGGTGCACGACGCCGCGCGCCCTAACCTGAGCCGTGATGACCTCGACACGTTGTTGGCGGAACTCGCCGATGATCCGGTCGGCGGCTTGCTCGCCGTGCCGGCGCGCGACACCCTCAAGCGTATCGACAAGCACGGCCGTGTGGTGGAAACCGTCGATCGCAGCCTGATCTGGCAGGCGTATACGCCGCAGATGTTCCGCCTGGGTGCCTTGCATCGCGCCCTGGCCGACAGCCTGGTGGCAGACGCAGTGATCACCGACGAAGCCTCGGCCATGGAATGGTCGGGCCAGGCGCCGCGCCTGATCGAAGGGCGCGCGGACAATATCAAGGTCACCCGCCCGGAAGATCTGGAATGGCTCCGGCTGCGGTGGGCAAACCGCAGATAG
- the kdsA gene encoding 3-deoxy-8-phosphooctulonate synthase has product MAQKIIRVGDIEIANDKPMVLFGGMNVLESRDMAMQVCEEYVKVTEKLGIPYVFKASFDKANRSSVTSYRGPGLEEGMRIFQDIKQAFGVPIITDVHEPEQAAVVAEVCDIIQLPAFLSRQTDLVVAMAKTGAVINIKKAQFLAPQEMKHILNKCVEAGNDQLILCERGSSFGYNNLVVDMLGFGIMKQFEYPVFFDVTHALQMPGGRADSAGGRRAQVLDLAKAGISQSLAGLFLEAHPDPDNAKCDGPCALRLDKLEPFLAQLKQLDELVKSFPTVETA; this is encoded by the coding sequence ATGGCCCAGAAGATCATTCGCGTAGGCGACATCGAGATTGCCAACGACAAGCCCATGGTGCTGTTCGGCGGCATGAACGTGCTGGAAAGCCGCGACATGGCGATGCAGGTCTGTGAAGAGTACGTCAAGGTCACCGAGAAACTCGGTATCCCCTACGTGTTCAAGGCCAGCTTCGACAAGGCCAACCGTTCGTCCGTGACCTCCTATCGCGGCCCAGGCCTTGAAGAAGGCATGCGGATCTTCCAGGACATCAAGCAAGCCTTCGGCGTGCCGATCATCACCGACGTCCACGAGCCTGAACAGGCTGCCGTGGTCGCCGAGGTGTGCGACATCATCCAGCTGCCGGCCTTCCTGTCGCGCCAGACCGACCTCGTGGTCGCCATGGCCAAGACCGGCGCTGTGATCAACATCAAGAAAGCCCAGTTCCTCGCGCCTCAGGAAATGAAACATATCCTGAACAAGTGCGTGGAAGCGGGTAACGACCAGTTGATCCTCTGCGAGCGCGGTTCGAGCTTCGGCTACAACAACCTCGTGGTGGATATGCTCGGTTTCGGCATCATGAAACAGTTCGAGTACCCGGTGTTTTTCGACGTGACCCACGCGCTGCAAATGCCCGGTGGTCGTGCCGACTCCGCTGGCGGGCGGCGTGCCCAGGTACTGGACCTGGCCAAGGCCGGCATCAGCCAGTCTTTGGCGGGCCTGTTCCTGGAAGCCCACCCGGACCCGGACAACGCCAAATGCGACGGTCCGTGCGCCCTGCGCCTGGACAAGCTGGAGCCATTCCTGGCCCAGCTCAAGCAGTTGGACGAACTGGTCAAGAGTTTTCCGACGGTAGAGACCGCGTAA
- a CDS encoding acetyl-CoA carboxylase carboxyltransferase subunit alpha — MNPNFLDFEQPIADLQAKIEELRLVGNDNSLNIGDEIARLQDKSSTLTEDIFGKLTSWQIARLARHPRRPYTLDYIQHIFTEFDELHGDRHFSDDAAIVGGIARLDDQPVMVIGHQKGREVREKVRRNFGMPRPEGYRKACRLMEMAERFKMPILTFIDTPGAYPGIDAEERNQSEAIAWNLRVMARLKTPIIATVIGEGGSGGALAIGVCDQLNMLQYSTYAVISPEGCASILWKTAEKAPDAAEAMGITADRLKGLGIVDKVIAEPLGGAHRDPAAAAATIRAELGSQLAMLKKLDNEALLARRYERLMSYGL; from the coding sequence ATGAACCCGAATTTTCTTGATTTCGAACAGCCGATCGCTGACCTGCAAGCCAAGATCGAAGAACTGCGCCTGGTCGGCAATGACAATTCGCTGAACATCGGCGATGAGATCGCTCGCCTGCAAGACAAGAGCAGCACGCTCACCGAAGACATCTTCGGCAAGCTGACCAGCTGGCAGATCGCGCGTCTGGCTCGCCACCCGCGCCGTCCCTACACCCTGGACTACATTCAGCACATCTTCACCGAGTTCGACGAGCTGCACGGCGACCGCCACTTCTCCGACGACGCGGCCATCGTGGGCGGTATCGCTCGCCTGGACGACCAGCCGGTGATGGTGATCGGTCACCAGAAAGGCCGCGAAGTGCGCGAAAAGGTACGCCGCAACTTCGGCATGCCGCGCCCTGAAGGCTACCGCAAGGCCTGCCGCCTGATGGAAATGGCCGAGCGTTTCAAAATGCCGATCCTGACCTTCATCGACACCCCGGGTGCCTACCCAGGTATCGACGCCGAAGAGCGTAACCAGAGCGAAGCGATCGCCTGGAACCTGCGCGTGATGGCCCGCCTGAAAACCCCGATCATCGCCACCGTGATTGGTGAAGGTGGTTCCGGCGGTGCGCTGGCCATCGGGGTTTGCGACCAGTTGAACATGCTGCAATATTCGACCTACGCGGTGATCTCGCCGGAAGGTTGCGCTTCGATCCTGTGGAAAACCGCCGAAAAGGCGCCGGACGCTGCCGAAGCCATGGGTATCACCGCCGATCGCCTCAAAGGCCTGGGCATCGTTGATAAGGTTATCGCCGAGCCATTGGGCGGCGCCCACCGTGACCCGGCTGCCGCTGCGGCGACCATCCGCGCCGAGCTGGGCTCGCAACTGGCGATGCTCAAGAAGCTGGATAACGAGGCACTGCTGGCCCGTCGTTATGAGCGCCTGATGAGCTACGGTCTCTGA
- a CDS encoding CTP synthase: MTRYIFVTGGVVSSLGKGIASASLAAILEARGLKVTMLKLDPYINVDPGTMSPFQHGEVFVTHDGAETDLDLGHYERFIRTTMTQNNNFTTGRVYEHVLRKERRGDYLGATIQVIPHITDEIKRRIIKGAGDADVAMVEIGGTVGDIESQPFLEAIRQLRFEVGAKRAMLMHLTLVPYIATAGETKTKPTQHSVKELRSIGLQPDVLVCRSDHPIDISSRRKIAQFTNVEERAVIALEDADTIYKIPGILHSQGLDDFVVERFGLQCNGADLSEWEAVVDAKLNPEHEVTIAMVGKYMELLDAYKSLIEAMSHAGISNRTKVNLRYIDSEDIENQGTALLEGVDAILVPGGFGLRGVEGKITAVQYARENKVPYLGICLGMQVAVIEFARNVLGWKDANSTEFDHASGHPVVGLITEWEDATGAVETRTESSDLGGTMRLGAQDCLLEPGSLVHDCYGKDVIVERHRHRYEVNNNLLPQIKEAGLKISGRSGDGKLVEVVEAPDHPWFVACQFHPEFTSTPRDGHPLFTGFVKAALTQHQKKA; this comes from the coding sequence ATGACGCGCTACATATTCGTCACGGGCGGTGTTGTTTCTTCATTGGGGAAAGGCATTGCCTCCGCTTCATTGGCGGCCATCCTGGAGGCGCGGGGACTTAAGGTCACCATGCTCAAGCTGGACCCGTACATCAACGTTGACCCGGGCACCATGAGCCCGTTCCAGCACGGTGAAGTGTTCGTCACACACGACGGCGCCGAGACCGACCTGGACCTGGGCCACTACGAGCGGTTCATCCGCACGACCATGACCCAGAACAACAACTTCACCACCGGCCGTGTCTACGAGCACGTGCTGCGCAAGGAGCGCCGTGGTGACTACCTGGGTGCAACCATCCAGGTGATCCCGCACATCACCGACGAAATCAAGCGCCGCATCATCAAGGGTGCAGGCGATGCCGACGTGGCGATGGTCGAGATCGGTGGCACCGTAGGTGACATCGAATCCCAGCCGTTCCTCGAAGCCATCCGCCAGTTGCGTTTCGAAGTCGGCGCCAAGCGCGCGATGCTGATGCACCTGACACTGGTGCCGTACATCGCTACCGCGGGCGAAACCAAAACCAAGCCAACCCAGCACTCGGTCAAGGAACTGCGTTCCATCGGCCTGCAGCCGGACGTGCTGGTGTGCCGCTCCGATCACCCGATCGACATTTCCTCGCGTCGCAAGATCGCGCAGTTCACCAACGTTGAAGAGCGTGCGGTGATTGCCCTGGAAGACGCCGACACCATCTACAAGATCCCGGGCATCCTGCATTCGCAAGGTCTGGATGATTTTGTGGTCGAGCGTTTCGGCCTGCAGTGCAACGGTGCGGACCTGTCCGAGTGGGAAGCCGTGGTTGATGCCAAGCTCAACCCTGAGCACGAAGTCACCATCGCCATGGTCGGCAAGTACATGGAACTGCTGGACGCGTACAAGTCGCTGATCGAAGCGATGAGCCACGCCGGTATCAGCAACCGTACCAAGGTCAACCTGCGCTACATCGATTCCGAAGACATCGAGAACCAGGGCACCGCACTGCTCGAAGGCGTTGACGCGATCCTCGTTCCCGGCGGTTTCGGCCTGCGTGGCGTGGAAGGCAAGATCACCGCTGTGCAGTACGCTCGTGAAAACAAGGTGCCGTACCTGGGCATCTGCCTGGGCATGCAAGTGGCCGTTATCGAATTCGCTCGCAACGTGCTGGGCTGGAAAGACGCCAACTCCACCGAGTTCGATCACGCCAGCGGCCACCCGGTCGTCGGCCTGATCACCGAGTGGGAAGATGCCACCGGCGCCGTTGAGACCCGTACCGAAAGCTCCGACCTGGGCGGCACCATGCGCCTTGGCGCGCAAGACTGCCTGCTGGAGCCGGGCTCGCTGGTCCACGATTGCTACGGCAAGGATGTGATCGTCGAGCGTCACCGTCACCGCTACGAAGTGAACAACAACCTGCTGCCGCAGATCAAAGAAGCCGGCCTGAAGATCTCCGGTCGCTCCGGTGATGGCAAGCTGGTTGAAGTGGTCGAGGCGCCGGATCATCCGTGGTTCGTGGCGTGCCAGTTCCACCCTGAGTTCACCTCGACCCCGCGCGACGGTCACCCGTTGTTCACCGGTTTCGTTAAAGCAGCACTGACGCAACATCAGAAGAAGGCGTGA
- the ftsB gene encoding cell division protein FtsB — translation MRSPNWLFLVLLLLLAGLQYRLWVGNGSFAQVKELTQQIADQHAENEILLERNRVLDAEVLELKKGMETVEERARHELGMVKEGETLYQLAQ, via the coding sequence ATGCGCAGTCCCAATTGGTTGTTCCTCGTCTTGCTCTTATTGCTGGCTGGCCTGCAGTACCGCCTATGGGTCGGTAATGGCAGCTTTGCGCAGGTGAAAGAGCTGACTCAGCAAATTGCCGACCAGCACGCCGAAAACGAAATCCTGCTGGAGCGCAATCGCGTCCTCGATGCCGAAGTGCTTGAGCTGAAAAAAGGGATGGAGACCGTTGAAGAACGGGCTCGTCATGAGTTGGGCATGGTCAAGGAGGGCGAAACCCTCTACCAGTTGGCCCAATGA
- the dnaE gene encoding DNA polymerase III subunit alpha, translating to MPASFVHLRLHTEYSLVDGLVRIKPLVKTLVGMNMPAVAVTDQNNMCSLVKFYKNAMGAGIKPICGVDLWLSNKDPDNPLSRISLLAMNGVGYRNLTELISRGFIDGQRNGSIIIEREWVAEASEGVIMLSAAKEGEIGIALLGGNPQEAEVLAREWMQVFPDRFYLEVQRTNRPNDEEHLHAAVALADKLGAPLVATNDVRFIKKEDFEAHETRVCIGEGRALDDPRRSKNYSEEQYLKSADEMAELFSDLPEALENSVEIAKRCNIEVKLGKHFLPNFPIPDGMTIDEYFRKVSFDGLEERLSVLLPKDTTEDYDAKRQVYVDRLNFELDIIIQMGFPGYFLIVMDFIQWAKSNGVPVGPGRGSGAGSLVAYVQKITDLDPLEYDLLFERFLNPERVSMPDFDVDFCMDGRDRVIEYVAEKYGRNAVSQIITFGSMAAKAVIRDVARVQGKSYGLADRLSKMIPFEVGMTLEKAYEQEEILRDFIKVDEEAAEIWDMARKLEGVVRNVGKHAGGVVIAPTKLTDFSPIYCDEEGDGLVTQFDKDDVEAAGLVKFDFLGLRTLTIIDWALKTINRERAKVNEEPLDIAFIPLDDKPTYQLLQKAETTAVFQLESRGMKELIKKLKPDCLEDLIALVALFRPGPLQSGMVDDFINRKHGRAELAYPHSDYQYEGLKPVLAPTYGIILYQEQVMQIAQVMAGYTLGGADMLRRAMGKKKPEEMAKQRGGFIEGCATNNIDADLAGNIFDLVEKFAGYGFNKSHSAAYGLVSYQTAWLKAHYPAPFMAAVLSADMHNTDKVVTLIEEVRTMKLRLDAPDVNASEFKFTVNDEGRIIYGLGAIKGVGEGPVEAITEARQDGPFKDLFDFCARVDLKRINKRTLDGLIRSGALDRLGPYFHDEPKAYQANIDRNRAVLLTAMEEAIKAAEQTARTHDSGHADLFGGLFVEADADVYGNHRKAKELTLKERLKGEKDTLGLYLTGHPIDEYEGEIRRFARQRIIDLKPARDTQTVAGMIIALRVMKNKKGDKMGFITLDDRSGRIEASLFADAFHSAQSLLQTDAMVVVEGEVSNDDFSGGLRLRIKRVMSMEDARTNLAESLRLKVKTEALKGDQLRWLGDLLKRHRGACPVTMEYTGNDAKAMLQFGETWRIDPADGLIQALRDQFGRDNVFLQYR from the coding sequence ATGCCGGCTTCATTCGTTCACCTACGCCTGCACACTGAATACTCCCTGGTCGACGGCCTGGTACGGATCAAACCACTGGTCAAAACCCTGGTGGGCATGAATATGCCTGCGGTCGCGGTTACCGATCAGAACAACATGTGCTCCCTGGTCAAGTTCTACAAGAACGCCATGGGTGCCGGCATCAAGCCAATTTGCGGCGTCGACCTGTGGCTGTCCAACAAAGACCCGGATAACCCCCTGAGCCGCATCAGCCTGCTGGCGATGAACGGCGTGGGTTACCGCAACCTCACTGAGCTGATTTCCCGTGGCTTTATCGACGGTCAGCGTAACGGCTCGATCATCATCGAGCGCGAGTGGGTGGCCGAAGCGAGCGAGGGCGTGATCATGCTCTCGGCAGCCAAAGAGGGTGAGATCGGTATCGCGTTGCTCGGCGGCAACCCTCAGGAAGCCGAGGTGCTGGCCCGCGAGTGGATGCAGGTGTTCCCGGACCGCTTTTATCTGGAAGTCCAGCGCACCAATCGCCCCAATGATGAAGAACACCTGCACGCTGCCGTGGCCCTGGCTGACAAGCTGGGCGCGCCGCTGGTCGCGACCAACGATGTGCGTTTTATCAAGAAGGAAGATTTCGAAGCTCACGAAACCCGCGTGTGCATCGGCGAAGGCCGGGCCCTGGATGACCCGCGTCGTTCGAAGAACTACAGCGAGGAGCAATACCTCAAAAGCGCCGACGAAATGGCCGAGTTGTTCAGCGACCTGCCCGAAGCCCTGGAAAACTCCGTCGAGATCGCCAAACGCTGCAACATCGAAGTGAAGCTGGGCAAGCACTTCCTGCCCAACTTTCCCATTCCCGATGGCATGACCATCGATGAGTACTTTCGCAAGGTGTCGTTCGATGGCCTGGAGGAGCGTCTATCCGTTCTGTTGCCCAAGGACACCACCGAAGACTACGACGCCAAGCGCCAGGTCTACGTTGATCGGCTGAATTTCGAGCTGGATATCATCATCCAGATGGGCTTCCCCGGTTACTTCCTGATCGTTATGGACTTTATCCAGTGGGCCAAAAGCAACGGCGTACCGGTAGGTCCTGGCCGGGGGTCGGGTGCTGGCTCGCTGGTGGCCTATGTGCAAAAGATTACCGACCTCGACCCGCTGGAATATGACCTGCTGTTCGAACGGTTCCTGAACCCGGAACGGGTTTCCATGCCCGACTTCGACGTCGACTTCTGCATGGACGGTCGCGACCGTGTGATTGAGTACGTGGCTGAGAAGTACGGCCGCAACGCCGTGAGCCAGATCATCACGTTCGGTTCGATGGCGGCGAAAGCGGTGATCCGGGACGTGGCTCGAGTACAGGGCAAGTCCTACGGCCTGGCGGATCGTCTGTCGAAGATGATCCCGTTCGAAGTCGGCATGACCCTCGAAAAAGCCTACGAGCAGGAAGAAATCCTGCGTGACTTCATCAAGGTCGATGAAGAAGCCGCTGAAATCTGGGACATGGCGCGCAAACTCGAAGGCGTGGTGCGTAACGTCGGTAAACACGCCGGTGGTGTGGTAATCGCGCCGACCAAGCTGACCGACTTTTCGCCGATCTATTGCGATGAAGAAGGCGACGGCCTGGTCACTCAGTTCGACAAGGATGACGTGGAGGCGGCCGGCCTGGTGAAGTTCGACTTCCTCGGTCTGCGCACCCTGACGATCATTGACTGGGCGCTCAAGACGATTAACCGCGAGCGCGCCAAGGTCAACGAAGAACCGCTGGATATCGCGTTTATCCCGCTGGACGACAAGCCTACCTACCAGTTGCTGCAAAAAGCCGAAACCACGGCGGTATTCCAGCTTGAGTCGCGCGGCATGAAAGAGCTGATTAAAAAGCTCAAGCCCGACTGCCTGGAAGACTTGATCGCACTGGTGGCGCTGTTCCGTCCAGGCCCGCTGCAATCGGGCATGGTGGATGACTTCATCAACCGTAAGCACGGCCGTGCCGAGCTGGCGTATCCGCACTCCGACTACCAGTACGAAGGCCTCAAGCCGGTACTGGCGCCGACCTACGGCATCATCCTGTATCAGGAACAGGTGATGCAGATTGCCCAGGTCATGGCCGGTTACACCCTCGGGGGTGCGGACATGCTGCGTCGCGCCATGGGTAAGAAAAAACCCGAGGAAATGGCCAAGCAACGGGGCGGTTTCATTGAAGGTTGCGCCACCAATAATATCGACGCCGACCTCGCCGGTAACATTTTCGACCTGGTGGAAAAATTCGCCGGTTATGGCTTCAACAAATCCCACTCCGCCGCCTACGGCCTGGTTTCGTACCAGACCGCGTGGCTGAAAGCCCACTACCCAGCGCCGTTCATGGCTGCAGTACTCTCGGCGGATATGCACAACACCGACAAGGTCGTGACCTTGATCGAGGAAGTGCGCACGATGAAGCTGCGCCTCGACGCGCCGGACGTGAACGCCTCGGAGTTCAAGTTCACGGTGAACGACGAAGGCCGCATCATCTACGGCTTGGGCGCGATCAAAGGGGTGGGCGAAGGCCCGGTGGAGGCAATCACTGAGGCGCGCCAGGATGGGCCGTTCAAGGACCTGTTCGATTTCTGTGCGCGGGTTGACCTCAAGCGCATCAACAAGCGCACCCTCGATGGCTTGATCCGCAGTGGCGCACTCGATCGTCTCGGCCCGTACTTCCATGATGAGCCGAAAGCGTATCAGGCCAATATCGACCGCAACCGTGCGGTGCTGCTGACCGCCATGGAAGAAGCGATCAAGGCGGCCGAACAGACTGCCCGCACGCATGACAGCGGCCACGCCGACCTGTTTGGCGGGTTGTTCGTCGAAGCAGACGCGGACGTGTACGGCAACCACCGCAAGGCCAAGGAATTGACCCTCAAGGAACGGCTCAAGGGTGAGAAAGACACGCTGGGCCTCTACCTGACCGGCCACCCGATTGACGAATACGAAGGCGAAATTCGCCGTTTCGCCCGTCAGCGCATCATCGACCTGAAACCGGCGCGTGACACCCAGACCGTCGCCGGCATGATCATCGCCCTGCGGGTGATGAAAAATAAGAAGGGCGACAAGATGGGCTTTATCACTCTCGATGACCGCTCGGGCCGGATCGAGGCGTCGCTGTTTGCCGATGCCTTCCACTCCGCCCAGTCGTTGTTGCAAACCGATGCCATGGTGGTGGTGGAAGGCGAGGTCAGCAACGATGACTTCTCCGGCGGCCTGCGCCTGCGGATCAAAAGGGTGATGAGCATGGAAGATGCACGTACCAATTTGGCGGAAAGCCTGCGTTTGAAGGTCAAGACCGAAGCGCTCAAAGGCGATCAGCTACGCTGGTTGGGTGACCTGCTCAAACGCCACCGCGGCGCGTGCCCGGTGACCATGGAGTACACCGGCAATGACGCCAAGGCGATGCTGCAGTTTGGTGAGACGTGGCGAATTGATCCCGCTGATGGCTTGATTCAAGCTTTGCGTGACCAGTTCGGGCGAGACAACGTCTTCCTCCAATACCGTTGA
- the tilS gene encoding tRNA lysidine(34) synthetase TilS: MSPTLPAKLLQNLAPWRNAPAWHIAFSGGLDSTVLLHLLASLANTETLPPLSAIHIHHGLQAAADAWPSHCQAVCDELGVPLRVAHVHVQSGASLERAARDARYRAFAEVTGAGQVMLTGQHRDDQAETLLFRLLRGAGVRGLAAMPVHRPLADGHLVRPLLDASRAELEAYAQQHQLTWIQDPSNADSRFSRNYLRHRVVPVLAERWPQAVASLARTAEHLSEAQGLLDELALMDLRAADQPSAFPWLCLPSLALAPLRELSDARQSNALRHWLNPLTRLPDSDHWASWYSLRDAKADAQPQWGLADGQLHRCGERIWWLPSTWSEFSDASVSWSQPQNPLELPGNGQLRFVGKAPAGPLVIRYRQGGEIIDVPGRGRRDLKRLLNECGLPGFMRGRLPLLYQGEQLLAVPSLAGLGVTSPGDWQLHWMPQTCDQGLS, from the coding sequence ATGAGCCCTACCTTACCCGCCAAACTCCTGCAAAACCTTGCGCCCTGGCGCAACGCCCCGGCCTGGCATATCGCATTCTCCGGTGGGCTTGATTCAACCGTCCTGCTGCACCTCCTCGCCTCCCTGGCAAACACCGAAACCCTGCCGCCTCTCAGCGCCATCCATATCCACCATGGCCTGCAAGCTGCCGCCGATGCCTGGCCAAGTCATTGCCAAGCCGTATGTGACGAGCTGGGCGTGCCCTTGCGGGTGGCGCATGTGCACGTTCAGTCGGGTGCCAGCCTTGAGCGGGCGGCGCGTGATGCGCGCTACCGGGCGTTTGCCGAGGTGACCGGGGCAGGGCAGGTGATGCTCACCGGCCAGCATCGTGATGACCAAGCCGAAACCCTGCTGTTTCGCCTGTTGCGCGGGGCGGGCGTGCGCGGGTTGGCGGCAATGCCCGTGCATCGCCCGTTGGCGGATGGACACTTGGTGCGACCATTGCTGGATGCCTCGCGTGCTGAGTTGGAGGCCTACGCCCAGCAACACCAGTTGACGTGGATCCAAGACCCTTCCAACGCCGATTCGCGGTTTTCCCGCAATTACCTGCGCCATCGTGTCGTCCCGGTGCTGGCGGAGCGTTGGCCTCAAGCTGTCGCAAGCCTGGCCCGCACTGCCGAACACCTCAGCGAAGCCCAGGGTCTGTTGGACGAATTGGCATTGATGGACCTGCGAGCCGCCGACCAACCCTCGGCATTTCCCTGGTTGTGCTTGCCGTCGTTGGCCCTTGCGCCGTTACGCGAGCTTTCCGATGCCCGTCAGAGCAATGCCCTGCGCCATTGGCTCAACCCTCTTACTCGGTTACCCGACAGCGACCACTGGGCCAGTTGGTATTCCCTGCGCGACGCCAAGGCCGACGCGCAACCACAGTGGGGCCTGGCCGACGGCCAGTTGCACCGTTGTGGCGAGCGCATTTGGTGGCTGCCTTCCACTTGGTCGGAATTTTCCGACGCGTCAGTGAGCTGGTCGCAGCCGCAAAACCCTCTAGAGTTACCCGGCAATGGCCAGCTGAGATTTGTCGGCAAGGCCCCTGCAGGGCCATTGGTGATCCGTTACCGCCAGGGCGGCGAAATCATTGACGTGCCGGGCCGAGGCCGGCGTGACCTGAAGCGTTTGCTTAACGAATGTGGGCTGCCGGGCTTCATGCGTGGCAGATTGCCGCTGCTCTATCAGGGTGAACAATTGCTGGCTGTCCCCAGCCTTGCGGGGTTAGGGGTGACATCGCCGGGCGACTGGCAATTACATTGGATGCCACAGACGTGCGATCAAGGTTTGAGCTGA
- the eno gene encoding phosphopyruvate hydratase has protein sequence MAKIVDIKGREVLDSRGNPTVEADVLLDNGIIGSACAPSGASTGSREALELRDGDKSRYLGKGVLKAVANINGPIRDLLLGKDPLDQKALDHAMIKLDGTENKGSLGANAILAVSLAAAKAAAQDQDLPLYAHIANLNGTPGVYSMPVPMMNIINGGEHADNNVDIQEFMVQPVGAKTFSEGLRMGTEIFHHLKAVLKARGLSTAVGDEGGFAPNLASNEDALKVISEAVANAGYKLGTDVTLALDCAASEFYEDGKYNLSGEGHVFTSEGFADYLKGLTERYPIISIEDGLDESDWAGWKVLTDKIGEKIQLVGDDLFVTNTKILKEGIDKQIANSILIKFNQIGTLTETLEAIQMAKAAGYTAVISHRSGETEDSTIADLAVGTSAGQIKTGSLCRSDRVSKYNQLLRIEEQLAGKAKYNGRSEFRG, from the coding sequence ATGGCAAAAATCGTCGACATCAAAGGTCGTGAAGTTCTCGACTCCCGTGGCAACCCCACCGTCGAAGCCGACGTGCTTCTCGATAACGGCATCATCGGCAGCGCCTGCGCGCCGTCCGGTGCTTCTACCGGTTCGCGCGAAGCGCTGGAACTGCGTGATGGCGACAAGAGCCGTTACCTGGGCAAAGGTGTACTCAAGGCTGTAGCCAACATCAACGGCCCGATCCGTGACCTGTTGCTGGGCAAGGACCCGCTGGACCAGAAAGCCCTGGACCACGCGATGATCAAGCTCGACGGCACTGAAAACAAGGGCAGCCTGGGCGCCAACGCCATCCTCGCCGTGTCCCTGGCCGCTGCCAAGGCCGCCGCCCAGGACCAGGACCTGCCGCTGTACGCCCACATCGCCAACCTGAACGGCACGCCGGGTGTGTACTCGATGCCGGTGCCGATGATGAACATCATCAACGGCGGCGAGCACGCTGATAACAACGTCGACATCCAGGAATTCATGGTGCAGCCGGTTGGCGCCAAGACCTTCTCCGAAGGCCTGCGCATGGGCACCGAGATTTTCCATCACCTCAAAGCTGTGTTGAAGGCCCGTGGCCTGAGCACCGCGGTGGGTGACGAGGGTGGTTTTGCCCCGAACCTGGCGTCCAACGAAGATGCACTGAAAGTGATCTCCGAAGCCGTGGCCAACGCGGGCTACAAGCTGGGCACCGACGTGACCCTGGCTCTGGACTGCGCCGCCAGCGAGTTCTACGAGGACGGTAAATACAACCTGTCCGGCGAAGGCCACGTGTTCACCTCCGAAGGTTTTGCTGACTACCTCAAAGGCCTGACCGAGCGCTACCCGATCATCTCGATCGAAGATGGCCTGGACGAGTCCGACTGGGCGGGCTGGAAAGTCCTCACCGACAAGATCGGCGAGAAAATCCAACTGGTCGGCGACGACCTGTTCGTGACCAACACCAAGATCCTCAAAGAAGGCATCGACAAGCAGATCGCCAACTCGATCCTGATCAAGTTCAACCAGATCGGCACCCTGACCGAAACCCTGGAAGCCATCCAGATGGCCAAGGCCGCGGGCTACACCGCCGTGATCTCGCACCGCTCCGGCGAAACCGAAGATTCGACCATTGCCGACCTGGCGGTGGGCACTTCGGCCGGCCAGATCAAGACCGGCTCCCTGTGCCGTTCCGACCGCGTGTCCAAGTACAACCAATTGCTGCGTATCGAAGAGCAACTGGCAGGTAAAGCCAAATACAACGGTCGCAGCGAGTTTCGCGGCTGA